In a single window of the Bacteroidales bacterium genome:
- the serS gene encoding serine--tRNA ligase, translated as MLTLNQIKEQPKEIIKRLSVRNKNFEDLINKAIKEDENRKSVQNELDTTLAKSNKIAKSIGLLFKEGKHEEANEAKQEAVKLKEEAKILNEKLNLTKEELQKILSDIPNIPNKSVPAGKSEEDNELIRTGGDTPNLSQKKAHWDLAEKFDIIDFELGNKITGAGFPVYKGKGAKLQRALISFFLEEADKAGYTEIMPPLMVNEASGFGTGQLPDKEGQMYEMKEDKLYMIPTAEVPVTNIYRDVILKANDFPIKMTAYSSCFRREAGSYGKDVRGLNRLHQFDKVEIVQIQHPDKSYETLDNMVNYVETLIQKLELPYRIVRLCGGDLGFTSALTYDFEVYSAGQDKWLEVSSVSNFESFQANRLKLRFKEDGEKQTKLAHTLNGSALALPRILAALLENNYSEKGIKIPKVLQKFINFDLIN; from the coding sequence ATGCTTACTTTAAACCAAATAAAAGAACAACCGAAAGAAATTATAAAAAGACTATCTGTCAGAAACAAAAACTTTGAAGATTTAATTAACAAAGCAATCAAAGAAGATGAAAACAGAAAATCTGTTCAAAATGAATTAGATACAACTCTGGCAAAATCAAATAAAATTGCAAAAAGCATTGGACTTTTGTTTAAAGAAGGAAAACATGAAGAAGCAAATGAAGCAAAACAAGAAGCTGTAAAACTAAAGGAAGAAGCTAAAATACTGAATGAAAAATTAAATTTAACAAAGGAAGAACTTCAAAAAATATTGTCCGATATTCCGAATATTCCGAATAAATCAGTTCCTGCCGGAAAATCCGAAGAAGATAATGAACTTATAAGAACCGGCGGTGATACTCCAAATTTATCACAAAAGAAAGCACACTGGGATTTGGCTGAAAAATTTGATATTATTGATTTTGAATTAGGAAATAAAATCACCGGAGCAGGCTTTCCTGTTTATAAAGGTAAAGGTGCAAAATTACAACGTGCATTAATTTCATTCTTTCTTGAAGAAGCTGATAAAGCAGGTTATACTGAAATAATGCCGCCGCTTATGGTCAATGAAGCATCCGGTTTCGGTACCGGACAACTTCCTGATAAAGAAGGGCAAATGTATGAAATGAAGGAAGATAAATTGTATATGATCCCAACAGCTGAGGTTCCTGTTACTAATATTTATCGAGACGTGATTCTTAAAGCGAATGATTTCCCGATTAAAATGACTGCTTATTCTTCTTGTTTCAGAAGAGAAGCCGGATCATACGGAAAAGACGTAAGAGGCTTAAATCGTTTGCATCAGTTTGATAAAGTTGAAATTGTTCAAATACAACATCCCGATAAATCATATGAGACATTAGATAACATGGTAAATTACGTTGAAACTCTGATTCAAAAATTGGAACTTCCATATAGAATTGTAAGACTTTGCGGCGGTGATCTCGGATTTACTTCTGCCCTAACCTATGATTTTGAAGTTTATTCAGCCGGACAAGATAAATGGTTAGAAGTAAGTTCTGTTTCTAACTTTGAAAGTTTTCAGGCAAACAGATTAAAATTAAGATTTAAAGAAGACGGAGAAAAACAAACCAAATTAGCACATACTTTAAACGGAAGTGCTTTGGCACTGCCAAGAATTCTTGCAGCTTTATTAGAAAACAATTACAGTGAGAAAGGGATAAAAATTCCGAAAGTTTTACAGAAATTTATTAATTTTGATCTTATTAATTAA